In Xiphophorus hellerii strain 12219 chromosome 4, Xiphophorus_hellerii-4.1, whole genome shotgun sequence, a single genomic region encodes these proteins:
- the LOC116719013 gene encoding kinesin-like protein KIF23 isoform X1, which yields MQRAGKGRTPRRPKKPSNIEKDPVGVYCRIRPLGGEDEECCVEMISSSTIQLHAPDGLKANRNGEYKETQYCFKKVFGIKTTQIELFEDVARPLIEDLIHCKNGLLFTYGVTGSGKTYTMTGSPGEGGLLPRSLDMLFNSIGPFQAKRFVFKPDEKNGIEVQNQVDALLERQKRDNQQSVPRTPSSRQRADPEFADMINPDQACKFEGVDEDCCYSVFVSYIEIYNNYIYDLLEDAPFDPVRPKWLDGNTPVWNKEFMPPQSKILREDQNHNMYVAGCTEVEVKSTEEAFEVFWKGQKKRRIANTELNRESSRSHSVFTVKLAQAPLDADGDHILQDKSQVNVSQLCLVDLAGSERTSRTRAEGSRLREAGNINQSLMTLRTCMEVLRENQMCGTNRMVPYRDSKVTHLFKNYFDGEGKVRMVVCVNPKAEDYEETLLVMRFAEMTQEVEVARPVDRPICGLTPGRRQRNQAFKDELSRRLEERGGPVNGDPVQLNQLIESLPPLPPCELSDPSDDQTLPRLMEVLERRYRIRQKMTEQFNQTANNMKYTLQQFESQFSSKENVLHDQRSKLGEKDKVIANQRTEIERLEKKSKTLEYKIDILQKTTEMYEQDKRSLQQELEGREQRLQKELAERRRMEQRMQGMVTDTKLKWERECERRVNAKQLELQNKLWVKDEKLKQLKAIVTENGGASGGPAEPPRKPERPSRERDRNVAEKRSASPTPLSDLGQTPLSQNRASVRGVQDPVPTSAPSSSSSSSSSFPSVASYISDWEQRFPLDSGSQSRQPGTPQFGSRTPTPCHGASSVGRRRGRRWAPETEVPHAASVYELNKEAGTRTVPPVHPMHRRSHSAGGEKWVDHKPASNLDLDTVMQPIIPNAIKVSTPNEKALSKCHKYVLRHQELASDGEIETKLIKGNVFKTRGGGQAVEFTDIETLKQEDPTAPSRKRRSGSREGPAQTDDIENRPPVANISSSHGYQKRRRP from the exons ATGCAGCGAGCTGG GAAAGGGAGGACTCCTCGAAGGCCCAAAAAGCCAAGCAACATAGAGAAAGATCCCGTGGGG GTTTATTGCCGCATACGTCCACTTGGTGGAGAAGATGAGGAATGCTGTGTTGAGATGATCAGCAGCTCCACCATTCAGCTGCATGCTCCCGATGGACTGAAAGCAAACCGCAATGGTGAATACAAGGAG ACACAGTACTGCTTTAAGAAGGTGTTTGGtattaaaacaactcaaattgAGCTGTTTGAAGATGTCGCCAGGCCACTCATTGAGGACCTCATTCACTGTAAAAACG GTTTGCTGTTTACATACGGtgtgacaggaagtggtaaaaCGTACACTATGACCGGCTCGCCTGGAGAAGGTGGACTCCTTCCTCGTTCTCTAGACATGCTCTTCAACAGCATCGGGCCTTTTCAGGCCAAAAGATTT GTGTTTAAACCTGATGAGAAAAATGGAATCGAGGTTCAGAACCAGGTTGACGCTCTGCTTGAGAGACAGAAGAGAGACAACCAGCAGTCGGTTCCCAGAACGCCGTCTTCCAG GCAGCGGGCGGATCCGGAGTTTGCGGATATGATCAACCCAGACCAAGCGTGTAAATTCGAGGGCGTCGACGAAGACTGCTGCTACAGCGTATTCGTGTCCTACATTGAGATCTACAACAACTATATCTATGACCTCCTTGAAGATGCTCCATTTGATCCAGTCAGACCAAA GTGGCTCGATGGAAACACACCAGTATGGAACAAAGAGTTCAT GCCTCCTCAGTCAAAGATTCTGCGTGAAGATCAGAATCACAACATGTATGTGGCCGGCTGCACAGAAGTTGAAGTCAAATCCACAGAAGAGGCTTTTGAAGTCTTCTGGAAAG GACAAAAGAAGAGACGGATAGCGAATACTGAGCTCAACCGAGAGTCCAGTCGCTCCCACAGTGTGTTCACAGTGAAGCTGGCCCAGGCACCTCTAGATGCTGATGGGGACCACATACTGCAG GACAAAAGCCAGGTGAATGTGAGCCAGCTGTGCCTGGTTGACCTGGCGGGCAGCGAACgcaccagcagaaccagagcagagGGAAGTCGCCTTCGAGAAGCAG GTAATATTAACCAATCCTTGATGACCCTGCGGACATGTATGGAGGTCCTGCGTGAAAACCAGATGTGTGGAACTAATAGG atGGTGCCCTACCGAGACTCTAAAGtcacacatttgtttaaaaactacTTTGATGGAGAAGGAAAAGTCAGGATGGTTGTTTGTGTTAATCCCAAAGCTGAGGATTATGAAGAAACCTTG CTGGTAATGCGCTTTGCTGAGATGACCCAGGAAGTGGAGGTGGCTCGGCCGGTGGACCGTCCGATCTGTGGCCTGACACCGGGACGCAGGCAGAGGAACCAGGCATTCAAAGATGAGCTGTCACGCCGACTGGAAGAAAGAGGAGGTCCTGTTAATGGAG ATCCAGTTCAGCTGAACCAGCTCATTGAAAGCCTCCCACCACTGCCTCCCTGCGAGCTCTCAGATCCCTCTGATGATCAGACGTTGCCCCGTCTGATGGAGGTTCTGGAAAGACGGTACCGTATCCGTCAGAAGATGACTGAACAGTTCAACCAGACTG caaATAATATGAAGTACACGCTCCAGCAGTTTGAGAGTCAGTTCAGTTCTAAGGAGAACGTACTGCATGATCAGCGAAGCAAACTGGGGGAGAAAGACAAAGTCATTGCAAACCAAAGGACGGAGATTGAAcgactggaaaaaaaatccaagactTTAGAATACAAG ATCGACATCCTGCAGAAAACGACAGAGATGTACGAGCAGGACAAACGCTCTCTTCAGCAGGAGCTGGAGGGCAGAGAGCAGAGGCTGCAGAAGGAGTTGGCAGAGAGGAGGCGCATGGAGCAGCGGATGCAGGGCATGGTGACGGACACCAAGCTCAAATGGGAGAGGGAGTGT gaGAGGCGAGTGAACGCCaagcagctggagctgcagaacAAGTTGTGGGTGAAGGACGAGAAGCTGAAGCAGTTAAAAGCCATCGTGACGGAGAACGGCGGCGCTAGCGGCGGTCCCGCGGAGCCGCCAAGGAAGCCGGAGAGACCCTCCAGAGAGAGGGATAGAAACGTTGCTGAGAAGCGCTCAGCTTCTCCTACACCTCTCTCT GATTTAGGCCAAACGCCTCTCAGCCAAAACCGAGCCAGTGTTAGGGGAGTTCAGGACCCCGTCCCCACCTCCGctccctcctcctcatcctcctcttcctcatccttTCCCTCGGTCGCCTCCTACATTTCAGATTGGGAGCAGAGGTTCCCTTTAGACTCAGGCAGCCAGTCTAGACAACCAGGAACGCCCCAGTTTGGCAGCAGGACTCCCACCCCATGCCACGGCGCCAGCAGTGTGGGTCGCAGGAGAGGCCGGCGCTGGGCCCCAGAGACTGAGGTCCCTCATGCAGCGTCTGTCTATGAGCTAAACAAAGAGGCAGGCACAAGG ACGGTTCCTCCGGTTCATCCAATGCACAGGCGCTCACACTCCGCGGGTGGGGAGAAATGGGTAGACCACAAACCGGCCTCTAATTTGGATCTAGACACTGTAATGCAGCCAATCATACCCAATGCGATCAAGGTGTCGACCCCGAACGAGAAAGCTCTGTCTAAATGCCACAAATATGTGCTTAGACACCAAGAGCTTGCCTCTGACGGGGAGATCGAGACCAAATTGATAAAG GGCAATGTTTTTAAGACCAGAGGTGGAGGGCAAGCAGTGGAGTTTACTGATATTGAGACTCTAAAGCAAGAAGACCCAACAGCACCAAG TCGCAAAAGGCGATCCGGCTCTAGAGAGGGACCGGCTCAAACAGACGACATTGAAAACAGG CCTCCAGTGGCAAACATCAGTTCAAGCCATGGGTATCAAAA ACGGAGAAGACCTTAA
- the LOC116719013 gene encoding kinesin-like protein KIF23 isoform X7 has translation MQRAGKGRTPRRPKKPSNIEKDPVGVYCRIRPLGGEDEECCVEMISSSTIQLHAPDGLKANRNGEYKETQYCFKKVFGIKTTQIELFEDVARPLIEDLIHCKNGLLFTYGVTGSGKTYTMTGSPGEGGLLPRSLDMLFNSIGPFQAKRFVFKPDEKNGIEVQNQVDALLERQKRDNQQSVPRTPSSRQRADPEFADMINPDQACKFEGVDEDCCYSVFVSYIEIYNNYIYDLLEDAPFDPVRPKWLDGNTPVWNKEFMPPQSKILREDQNHNMYVAGCTEVEVKSTEEAFEVFWKGQKKRRIANTELNRESSRSHSVFTVKLAQAPLDADGDHILQDKSQVNVSQLCLVDLAGSERTSRTRAEGSRLREAGNINQSLMTLRTCMEVLRENQMCGTNRMVPYRDSKVTHLFKNYFDGEGKVRMVVCVNPKAEDYEETLLVMRFAEMTQEVEVARPVDRPICGLTPGRRQRNQAFKDELSRRLEERGGPVNGDPVQLNQLIESLPPLPPCELSDPSDDQTLPRLMEVLERRYRIRQKMTEQFNQTANNMKYTLQQFESQFSSKENVLHDQRSKLGEKDKVIANQRTEIERLEKKSKTLEYKIDILQKTTEMYEQDKRSLQQELEGREQRLQKELAERRRMEQRMQGMVTDTKLKWERECERRVNAKQLELQNKLWVKDEKLKQLKAIVTENGGASGGPAEPPRKPERPSRERDRNVAEKRSASPTPLSGNVFKTRGGGQAVEFTDIETLKQEDPTAPSRKRRSGSREGPAQTDDIENRPPVANISSSHGYQKRRRP, from the exons ATGCAGCGAGCTGG GAAAGGGAGGACTCCTCGAAGGCCCAAAAAGCCAAGCAACATAGAGAAAGATCCCGTGGGG GTTTATTGCCGCATACGTCCACTTGGTGGAGAAGATGAGGAATGCTGTGTTGAGATGATCAGCAGCTCCACCATTCAGCTGCATGCTCCCGATGGACTGAAAGCAAACCGCAATGGTGAATACAAGGAG ACACAGTACTGCTTTAAGAAGGTGTTTGGtattaaaacaactcaaattgAGCTGTTTGAAGATGTCGCCAGGCCACTCATTGAGGACCTCATTCACTGTAAAAACG GTTTGCTGTTTACATACGGtgtgacaggaagtggtaaaaCGTACACTATGACCGGCTCGCCTGGAGAAGGTGGACTCCTTCCTCGTTCTCTAGACATGCTCTTCAACAGCATCGGGCCTTTTCAGGCCAAAAGATTT GTGTTTAAACCTGATGAGAAAAATGGAATCGAGGTTCAGAACCAGGTTGACGCTCTGCTTGAGAGACAGAAGAGAGACAACCAGCAGTCGGTTCCCAGAACGCCGTCTTCCAG GCAGCGGGCGGATCCGGAGTTTGCGGATATGATCAACCCAGACCAAGCGTGTAAATTCGAGGGCGTCGACGAAGACTGCTGCTACAGCGTATTCGTGTCCTACATTGAGATCTACAACAACTATATCTATGACCTCCTTGAAGATGCTCCATTTGATCCAGTCAGACCAAA GTGGCTCGATGGAAACACACCAGTATGGAACAAAGAGTTCAT GCCTCCTCAGTCAAAGATTCTGCGTGAAGATCAGAATCACAACATGTATGTGGCCGGCTGCACAGAAGTTGAAGTCAAATCCACAGAAGAGGCTTTTGAAGTCTTCTGGAAAG GACAAAAGAAGAGACGGATAGCGAATACTGAGCTCAACCGAGAGTCCAGTCGCTCCCACAGTGTGTTCACAGTGAAGCTGGCCCAGGCACCTCTAGATGCTGATGGGGACCACATACTGCAG GACAAAAGCCAGGTGAATGTGAGCCAGCTGTGCCTGGTTGACCTGGCGGGCAGCGAACgcaccagcagaaccagagcagagGGAAGTCGCCTTCGAGAAGCAG GTAATATTAACCAATCCTTGATGACCCTGCGGACATGTATGGAGGTCCTGCGTGAAAACCAGATGTGTGGAACTAATAGG atGGTGCCCTACCGAGACTCTAAAGtcacacatttgtttaaaaactacTTTGATGGAGAAGGAAAAGTCAGGATGGTTGTTTGTGTTAATCCCAAAGCTGAGGATTATGAAGAAACCTTG CTGGTAATGCGCTTTGCTGAGATGACCCAGGAAGTGGAGGTGGCTCGGCCGGTGGACCGTCCGATCTGTGGCCTGACACCGGGACGCAGGCAGAGGAACCAGGCATTCAAAGATGAGCTGTCACGCCGACTGGAAGAAAGAGGAGGTCCTGTTAATGGAG ATCCAGTTCAGCTGAACCAGCTCATTGAAAGCCTCCCACCACTGCCTCCCTGCGAGCTCTCAGATCCCTCTGATGATCAGACGTTGCCCCGTCTGATGGAGGTTCTGGAAAGACGGTACCGTATCCGTCAGAAGATGACTGAACAGTTCAACCAGACTG caaATAATATGAAGTACACGCTCCAGCAGTTTGAGAGTCAGTTCAGTTCTAAGGAGAACGTACTGCATGATCAGCGAAGCAAACTGGGGGAGAAAGACAAAGTCATTGCAAACCAAAGGACGGAGATTGAAcgactggaaaaaaaatccaagactTTAGAATACAAG ATCGACATCCTGCAGAAAACGACAGAGATGTACGAGCAGGACAAACGCTCTCTTCAGCAGGAGCTGGAGGGCAGAGAGCAGAGGCTGCAGAAGGAGTTGGCAGAGAGGAGGCGCATGGAGCAGCGGATGCAGGGCATGGTGACGGACACCAAGCTCAAATGGGAGAGGGAGTGT gaGAGGCGAGTGAACGCCaagcagctggagctgcagaacAAGTTGTGGGTGAAGGACGAGAAGCTGAAGCAGTTAAAAGCCATCGTGACGGAGAACGGCGGCGCTAGCGGCGGTCCCGCGGAGCCGCCAAGGAAGCCGGAGAGACCCTCCAGAGAGAGGGATAGAAACGTTGCTGAGAAGCGCTCAGCTTCTCCTACACCTCTCTCT GGCAATGTTTTTAAGACCAGAGGTGGAGGGCAAGCAGTGGAGTTTACTGATATTGAGACTCTAAAGCAAGAAGACCCAACAGCACCAAG TCGCAAAAGGCGATCCGGCTCTAGAGAGGGACCGGCTCAAACAGACGACATTGAAAACAGG CCTCCAGTGGCAAACATCAGTTCAAGCCATGGGTATCAAAA ACGGAGAAGACCTTAA
- the LOC116719013 gene encoding kinesin-like protein KIF23 isoform X3, producing MQRAGKGRTPRRPKKPSNIEKDPVGVYCRIRPLGGEDEECCVEMISSSTIQLHAPDGLKANRNGEYKETQYCFKKVFGIKTTQIELFEDVARPLIEDLIHCKNGLLFTYGVTGSGKTYTMTGSPGEGGLLPRSLDMLFNSIGPFQAKRFVFKPDEKNGIEVQNQVDALLERQKRDNQQSVPRTPSSRQRADPEFADMINPDQACKFEGVDEDCCYSVFVSYIEIYNNYIYDLLEDAPFDPVRPKWLDGNTPVWNKEFMPPQSKILREDQNHNMYVAGCTEVEVKSTEEAFEVFWKGQKKRRIANTELNRESSRSHSVFTVKLAQAPLDADGDHILQDKSQVNVSQLCLVDLAGSERTSRTRAEGSRLREAGNINQSLMTLRTCMEVLRENQMCGTNRMVPYRDSKVTHLFKNYFDGEGKVRMVVCVNPKAEDYEETLLVMRFAEMTQEVEVARPVDRPICGLTPGRRQRNQAFKDELSRRLEERGGPVNGDPVQLNQLIESLPPLPPCELSDPSDDQTLPRLMEVLERRYRIRQKMTEQFNQTANNMKYTLQQFESQFSSKENVLHDQRSKLGEKDKVIANQRTEIERLEKKSKTLEYKIDILQKTTEMYEQDKRSLQQELEGREQRLQKELAERRRMEQRMQGMVTDTKLKWERECERRVNAKQLELQNKLWVKDEKLKQLKAIVTENGGASGGPAEPPRKPERPSRERDRNVAEKRSASPTPLSDLGQTPLSQNRASVRGVQDPVPTSAPSSSSSSSSSFPSVASYISDWEQRFPLDSGSQSRQPGTPQFGSRTPTPCHGASSVGRRRGRRWAPETEVPHAASVYELNKEAGTRGNVFKTRGGGQAVEFTDIETLKQEDPTAPSRKRRSGSREGPAQTDDIENRPPVANISSSHGYQKRRRP from the exons ATGCAGCGAGCTGG GAAAGGGAGGACTCCTCGAAGGCCCAAAAAGCCAAGCAACATAGAGAAAGATCCCGTGGGG GTTTATTGCCGCATACGTCCACTTGGTGGAGAAGATGAGGAATGCTGTGTTGAGATGATCAGCAGCTCCACCATTCAGCTGCATGCTCCCGATGGACTGAAAGCAAACCGCAATGGTGAATACAAGGAG ACACAGTACTGCTTTAAGAAGGTGTTTGGtattaaaacaactcaaattgAGCTGTTTGAAGATGTCGCCAGGCCACTCATTGAGGACCTCATTCACTGTAAAAACG GTTTGCTGTTTACATACGGtgtgacaggaagtggtaaaaCGTACACTATGACCGGCTCGCCTGGAGAAGGTGGACTCCTTCCTCGTTCTCTAGACATGCTCTTCAACAGCATCGGGCCTTTTCAGGCCAAAAGATTT GTGTTTAAACCTGATGAGAAAAATGGAATCGAGGTTCAGAACCAGGTTGACGCTCTGCTTGAGAGACAGAAGAGAGACAACCAGCAGTCGGTTCCCAGAACGCCGTCTTCCAG GCAGCGGGCGGATCCGGAGTTTGCGGATATGATCAACCCAGACCAAGCGTGTAAATTCGAGGGCGTCGACGAAGACTGCTGCTACAGCGTATTCGTGTCCTACATTGAGATCTACAACAACTATATCTATGACCTCCTTGAAGATGCTCCATTTGATCCAGTCAGACCAAA GTGGCTCGATGGAAACACACCAGTATGGAACAAAGAGTTCAT GCCTCCTCAGTCAAAGATTCTGCGTGAAGATCAGAATCACAACATGTATGTGGCCGGCTGCACAGAAGTTGAAGTCAAATCCACAGAAGAGGCTTTTGAAGTCTTCTGGAAAG GACAAAAGAAGAGACGGATAGCGAATACTGAGCTCAACCGAGAGTCCAGTCGCTCCCACAGTGTGTTCACAGTGAAGCTGGCCCAGGCACCTCTAGATGCTGATGGGGACCACATACTGCAG GACAAAAGCCAGGTGAATGTGAGCCAGCTGTGCCTGGTTGACCTGGCGGGCAGCGAACgcaccagcagaaccagagcagagGGAAGTCGCCTTCGAGAAGCAG GTAATATTAACCAATCCTTGATGACCCTGCGGACATGTATGGAGGTCCTGCGTGAAAACCAGATGTGTGGAACTAATAGG atGGTGCCCTACCGAGACTCTAAAGtcacacatttgtttaaaaactacTTTGATGGAGAAGGAAAAGTCAGGATGGTTGTTTGTGTTAATCCCAAAGCTGAGGATTATGAAGAAACCTTG CTGGTAATGCGCTTTGCTGAGATGACCCAGGAAGTGGAGGTGGCTCGGCCGGTGGACCGTCCGATCTGTGGCCTGACACCGGGACGCAGGCAGAGGAACCAGGCATTCAAAGATGAGCTGTCACGCCGACTGGAAGAAAGAGGAGGTCCTGTTAATGGAG ATCCAGTTCAGCTGAACCAGCTCATTGAAAGCCTCCCACCACTGCCTCCCTGCGAGCTCTCAGATCCCTCTGATGATCAGACGTTGCCCCGTCTGATGGAGGTTCTGGAAAGACGGTACCGTATCCGTCAGAAGATGACTGAACAGTTCAACCAGACTG caaATAATATGAAGTACACGCTCCAGCAGTTTGAGAGTCAGTTCAGTTCTAAGGAGAACGTACTGCATGATCAGCGAAGCAAACTGGGGGAGAAAGACAAAGTCATTGCAAACCAAAGGACGGAGATTGAAcgactggaaaaaaaatccaagactTTAGAATACAAG ATCGACATCCTGCAGAAAACGACAGAGATGTACGAGCAGGACAAACGCTCTCTTCAGCAGGAGCTGGAGGGCAGAGAGCAGAGGCTGCAGAAGGAGTTGGCAGAGAGGAGGCGCATGGAGCAGCGGATGCAGGGCATGGTGACGGACACCAAGCTCAAATGGGAGAGGGAGTGT gaGAGGCGAGTGAACGCCaagcagctggagctgcagaacAAGTTGTGGGTGAAGGACGAGAAGCTGAAGCAGTTAAAAGCCATCGTGACGGAGAACGGCGGCGCTAGCGGCGGTCCCGCGGAGCCGCCAAGGAAGCCGGAGAGACCCTCCAGAGAGAGGGATAGAAACGTTGCTGAGAAGCGCTCAGCTTCTCCTACACCTCTCTCT GATTTAGGCCAAACGCCTCTCAGCCAAAACCGAGCCAGTGTTAGGGGAGTTCAGGACCCCGTCCCCACCTCCGctccctcctcctcatcctcctcttcctcatccttTCCCTCGGTCGCCTCCTACATTTCAGATTGGGAGCAGAGGTTCCCTTTAGACTCAGGCAGCCAGTCTAGACAACCAGGAACGCCCCAGTTTGGCAGCAGGACTCCCACCCCATGCCACGGCGCCAGCAGTGTGGGTCGCAGGAGAGGCCGGCGCTGGGCCCCAGAGACTGAGGTCCCTCATGCAGCGTCTGTCTATGAGCTAAACAAAGAGGCAGGCACAAGG GGCAATGTTTTTAAGACCAGAGGTGGAGGGCAAGCAGTGGAGTTTACTGATATTGAGACTCTAAAGCAAGAAGACCCAACAGCACCAAG TCGCAAAAGGCGATCCGGCTCTAGAGAGGGACCGGCTCAAACAGACGACATTGAAAACAGG CCTCCAGTGGCAAACATCAGTTCAAGCCATGGGTATCAAAA ACGGAGAAGACCTTAA